Proteins from one Xiphophorus hellerii strain 12219 chromosome 8, Xiphophorus_hellerii-4.1, whole genome shotgun sequence genomic window:
- the LOC116724519 gene encoding E3 ubiquitin/ISG15 ligase TRIM25-like: MEQQAVQLDRETFSCSICLDLLKDPVTTSCGHSYCMNCITKFWDEGEKKENYHCPQCRKTFTQKPDLQKNTMLAALVEQLKKTGLQAAPADHCYAAPEDVACDSCTGRKLKAIKSCLVCLASFCEKHLQPHYDSAAFKKHKLVEPSKNLQENICSKHDEVMKIFCRTDQKCICYFCSMDEHKGHETVSAAAERTERQRELEERRGNIQQRIQDQEKDVKLLQQEVEAINRSADKTVEDSEKIFTQLIRLLQKRSSEVKQQIRSQQETEVSRVKDVQEKLEQEITELKRKDAELEQLSHTEDHNQFLLNYPSLPALSESTHSSSINIRPLGHFEDVTAAVSELRDKLQDVLRDSWTNISLMVTEVDVLLSEPEPEPEPKSRAGFLRYSCEITLDPNTANTRLVLSEGNRKVTLMNQNQFYSSHPDRFTDYPQVLSRESLTGPCYWEVEWRGEQVYVAVAYKSISRAGWGDECAFGNNDKSWALYSYQSNTKFLHNNIWNSISGPVSSRVGVYLDHRAGILSFYSVSETMTLLHRVQTRFTEPLLAGVWIYGTGSSAEFCKPR; this comes from the coding sequence ATGGAGCAGCAGGCAGTTCAGCTGGATCGAGAAACTTTCTCCTGTTCCATCTGtctggatctactgaaggatccAGTGACAACTtcctgtggacacagctactgtatgaactgtattaCAAAGTTCTGGGATGAAggtgagaaaaaggaaaactaccACTGTCCTCAGTGCAGGAAAACCTTCACACAGAAGCCtgacctgcagaaaaacaccatgctagcagctttagtggagcagctgaagaagactggactccaagctgctcctgctgacCACTGTTATGCTGcacctgaagatgtggcctgtgattcCTGCACTGggagaaaactgaaagccatcAAGTCCTGTTTAGTCTGTCTGGCCTCTTTCTGTgagaaacaccttcagcctCATTATGATTCAGCTGCATTcaagaaacacaagctggtggagccgtccaagaacctccaggagaacatctgctctaagcatgatgaggtgatgaagatctTCTGCCGCACTGATCAGAAGTGTATCTGTTATTTCTGCTctatggatgaacataaaggccatgaaactgtgtcagctgcagcagaaaggactgagaggcagagagagctggaggagagacgaggaaacatccagcagagaatccaggaccaggagaaagatgtgaagctgcttcaacaggaggtggaggccatcaatcgctctgctgataaaacagtggaggacagtgagaagatcttcacccagctgatccgtctcctccagaaaagaagctctgaggtgaagcagcagatcagatcccagcaggaaactgaagtgagtcgagtcaaagatgttcaggagaagctggagcaggagatcactgagctgaagaggaaagacgctgagctggagcagctctcacacacagaggatcacaaccagtttctcctcaactacccctcactgccagcactcagtgagtctacacactcatccagcatcaacatccgtcctctgggacactttgaggacgtgacagcagctgtgtcagagctcagagacaaactacaggacgtcctgagagactcatggacaaacatctctctgatggtcactgaggtggatgttctactgtcagaaccagaaccagaaccagaaccaaagagcagagctggattcttaagatattcatgtgaaatcactctggatccaaacacagcaaacacacGACTGGTACTATCAGAGgggaacaggaaggtgacattgatgaatcaaaatcagttttattctaGTCACCCAGACAGATTCACTGATTATCCTCAGGTTCTGAgtagagagagtctgactggaccttgttactgggaggtggagtggagaGGGGAACAAGTTTATGTAGCAGTCGCATACAAGAGTATCAGCAGAGCAGGATGGGGTGATGAATGTGCTTTTGGAAATAATGATAAATCTTGGGCATTATATTCTTATCAAAgcaatactaaatttttgcacAACAACATCTGGAACTCcatctcaggtccagtttcctccagagtcggagtgtacctggatcacagagcaggtattctgtccttctacagcgtctctgaaaccatgactctcctccacagagtccagaccagattcactgAACCGCTACTGGCTGGAGTTTGGATTTATGGTACTGGATCCTCAGCAGAGTTCTGTAAACCCAGATAg
- the LOC116724521 gene encoding tripartite motif-containing protein 16-like produces MEQSQLNRETFSCSICLDLLTDPVATPCGHSYCMNCIKGHWDEEDQKTIHSCPECRETFIPRPVLKKNTMLAALVEQLKKTGLQAAPADHSYAGPEDVACDFCTGRKLKAIKSCLVCLASFCEKHLQPHFDSAAFKKHKLVEPSKNLQENICSKHDKLLEVFCRTDQKCICYLCIMDEHKGHETVSAAAERTERHRELEERRGNIQQRIQDQEKDVKLLQQEVEAINRSADKTVEDSEKIFTQLICLLQKRRSEVKQQIRSQQETEVSRVKDVQEKLEQEITELKRKAAELEQLSHTEDHSQFLLNYPSLPALSESTHSSSINIRPLRHFEDVTAAVSELRDKLQDVLRDSWTNISLMVTEVDVLLSEPEPEPKSRAGFLRYSCEITLDPNTAHTWLRLSEGNRKATLMDHYLSYSSHPDRFTGYFQVLSRESLTGPCY; encoded by the coding sequence ATGGAGCAGAGTCAGCTAAACCGAGAGACTTTCTCCTGTTCAATCTGTCTGGATCTACTGACGGATCCAGTGGCTActccctgtggacacagctactgtatgaactgtattaaaGGTCACTGGGATGAAGAGGATCAGAAAACaatccacagctgccctgagTGCAGAGAGACCTTCATACCAAGGcctgttttgaagaaaaacaccatgctagcagctttagtggagcagctgaagaagactggactccaagctgctcctgctgacCACAGttatgctggacctgaagatgtggcctgtgatttcTGCACTGGGAGAAAACTGAAAGCTATCAAGTCCTGTTTAGTCTGTCTGGCCTCTTTCTGTgagaaacaccttcagcctCATTTTGATTCAGCTGCATTtaagaaacacaagctggtggagccgtccaagaacctccaggagaacatctgctctaaGCATGATAAGTTGTTGGAGGTCTTCTGCCGCACTGATCAGAAGTGTATCTGCTATCTCTGCATtatggatgaacataaaggccatgaaacagtgtcagctgcagcagaaaggactgagaggcacagagagctggaggagagacgaggaaacatccagcagagaatccaggaccaggagaaagatgtgaagctgcttcaacaggaggtggaggccatcaatcgctctgctgataaaacagtggaggacagtgagaagatcttcacccAGCTGATCtgtctcctccagaaaagaagatctgaggtgaagcagcagatcagatcccagcaggaaactgaagtgagtcgagtcaaagatgttcaggagaagctggagcaggagatcactgagctgaagaggaaagccgctgagctggagcagctctcacacacagaggatcacagccagtttctcctcaactacccctcactgccagcactcagtgagtctacacactcatccagcatcaacatccgtcctctgagacactttgaggacgtgacagcagctgtgtcagagctcagagacaaactacaggacgtcctgagagactcatggacaaacatctcactgatggtcactgaggtggatgttctactgtcagaaccagaaccagaaccaaagagcagagctggattcttaagatattcatgtgaaatcactctggatccaaacacagcaCACACATGGCTGAGACTATCAGAGgggaacaggaag
- the LOC116724525 gene encoding tripartite motif-containing protein 16-like → MEQSQLNRETFSCSICLDLLTDPVASPCGHSYCMNCIKGHWDEEDQKRIYSCPECRETFIPRPVLKKNTMLAALVEQLKKTGLQAAPADHCYAGPEDVACDSCTGRKLKAIKSCLVCLASFCEKHLQPHHDVAPLKKHKLVEPSKNLQENICSKHDEVMKIFCRTDQKCICYLCSMDEHKGHETVSAAAERTERQRELEERRGNIQQRIQDQEKDVKLLQQEVEAINRSADKTVEDSENIFTQLIRLLQKRSSEVKQQIRSQQETVVSRVKDVQEKLEQEITELKRKDAELEQLSHTEDHNQFLLNYPSLPALSESTHSSSINIRPLRHFEDVTAAVSELRDKLQDVLRDSWTNISLMVTEVDVLLSEPEPEPKSRAGFLRYSCEITLDPNTAYTRLVLSEGNRKVTWMNRDQSYSSHPDRFTGWCQVLSRESLTGPCYWEVEGRGLVYVAVVYKSISRTGSGNECGFGYNDKSWALYYSQHNSEFWHNDISTSISGPVSSRVGVYLDHRAGILSFYSVSETMTLLHRVQTRFTEPLLAGVWVYNTGSSAEFCKPR, encoded by the coding sequence atggagcagaGTCAGCTAAACCGAGAGACTTTCTCCTGTTCAATCTGTCTGGATCTACTGACGGATCCAGTGGCTTctccctgtggacacagctactgtatgaactgtattaaaGGTCACTGGGATGAAGAGGATCAGAAAAGAATCTACAGCTGCCCTGAGTGCAGAGAGACCTTCATACCAAGGcctgttttgaagaaaaacaccatgctagcagctttagtggagcagctgaagaagactggactccaagctgctcctgctgacCACTGttatgctggacctgaagatgtggcctgtgattcctgcactggaagaaaactgaaagccatcAAGTCCTGTTTAGTCTGTCTGGCCTCTTTCTGTgagaaacaccttcagcctCATCATGATGTGGCTCctttaaagaaacacaagctggtggagccgtccaagaacctccaggagaacatctgctctaagcatgatgaggtgatgaagatctTCTGCCGAACTGATCAGAAGTGTATCTGTTATCTCTGCTctatggatgaacataaaggtCATGAAACAgtgtcagctgcagcagaaaggactgagaggcagagagagctggaggagagacgaggaaacatccagcagagaatccaggaccaggagaaagatgtgaagctgcttcaacaggaggtggaggccatcaatcgctctgctgataaaacagtggaggacagtgagaataTCTTCACCcagctgatccgtctcctccagaaaagaagctctgaggtgaagcagcagatcagatcccagcaggaaactgtagtgagtcgagtcaaagatgttcaggagaagctggagcaggagatcactgagctgaagaggaaagacgctgagctggagcagctctcacacacagaggatcacaaccagtttctcctcaactacccctcactgccagcactcagtgagtctacacactcatccagcatcaacatccgtcctctgagacactttgaggacgtgacagcagctgtgtcagagctcagagacaaactacaggacgtcctgagagactcatggacaaacatctcactgatggtcactgaggtggatgttctactgtcagaaccagaaccagaaccaaagagcagagctggattcttaagatattcatgtgaaatcactctggatccaaacacagcaTACACACGACTGGTACTATCAGAGgggaacaggaaggtgacatggATGAATAGAGATCAGTCTTATTCTAGTCACCCAGACAGATTCACTGGATGGTGTCAGGTTCTGAGTAGAGAGAGCCTGACTGGACCttgttactgggaggttgaAGGGAGAGGGTTAGTTTATGTAGCAGTCGTATACAAGAGTATCAGCAGAACAGGATCGGGTAATGAATGTGGTTTTGGATATAATGATAAATCTTGGGCATTATATTATTCTCAACACAATAGTGAATTTTGGCACAACGACATTTCAACCTCcatctcaggtccagtttcctccagagtcggagtgtacctggatcacagagcaggtattctgtccttctacagcgtctctgaaaccatgactctcctccacagagtccagaccagattcactgAACCGCTACTGGCTGGAGTTTGGGTTTATAATACTGGATCCTCAGCAGAGTTCTGTAAACCCAGATAg
- the LOC116724533 gene encoding E3 ubiquitin/ISG15 ligase TRIM25-like, whose product MEQSQLNRETFSCSICLDLLTDPVATPCGHSYCMNCIKDHWDEEDQKRIHSCPECRETFIPRPVLKKNTLLAALVEQLKKTGLQAAPADHCYAGPEDVACDSCTGRKLKAFKSCLVCLASYCEKHLQPHFDSAAFKKHKLVEPSKNLQENICSKHDKLLEVFCCTDQKCICYLCTMDEHKGYETVSAAAERTERQRELEERRGNIQQRIQDQEKDVKLLQQEVEAINRSADKTVEDSEKIFTQLIRLLQKRSSEVKQQIRSQQETEVSRVKDVQEKLEQEITELKRKDAELEQLSHTEDHNQFLLNYPSLPALSESTHSSSINIRPLRHFEDVTAAVSELRDKLQDVLRDSWTNISLMVTEVDVLLSEPEPKRRTGFLRYSCEITLDPNTANTGLRLSERNRKVTRMNRDQSYSSHPDRFTDYFQVLGRESLTGPCYWEVEWRGRVSVAVAYKSISRAGWGNECGFGRNDKSWALYCSQNNSEYWHNRISTSISGPVSSRVGVYLDHTAGILSFYSISETMTLLHRVQTRFTEPLLAGVWIYETGSSAEFCKPR is encoded by the coding sequence atggagcagaGTCAGCTAAACCGAGAGACTTTCTCCTGTTCAATCTGTCTGGATCTACTGACGGATCCAGTGGCTActccctgtggacacagctactgtatgaactgtattaaaGATCACTGGGATGAAGAGGATCAGAAAAgaatccacagctgccctgagTGCAGAGAGACCTTCATACCAAGGcctgttttgaagaaaaacaccctgctagcagctttagtggagcagctgaagaagactggactccaagctgctcctgctgatcACTGttatgctggacctgaagatgtggcctgtgattcctgcactggaagaaaactgaaagcctTCAAGTCCTGTTTAGTCTGTCTGGCCTCTTACTGTgagaaacaccttcagcctCATTTTGATTCAGCTGCATTcaagaaacacaagctggtggagccgtccaagaacctccaggagaacatctgctctaaGCATGATAAGTTGTTGGAGGTCTTCTGCTGCACTGATCAGAAGTGTATCTGCTATCTCTGCActatggatgaacataaaggctATGAAACAgtatcagctgcagcagaaaggactgagaggcagagagagctggaggagagacgaggaaacatccagcagagaatccaggaccaggagaaagatgtgaagctgcttcaacaggaggtggaggccatcaatcgctctgctgataaaacagtggaggacagtgagaagatcttcacccagctgatccgtctcctccagaaaagaagctctgaggtgaagcagcagatcagatcccagcaggaaactgaagtgagtcgagtcaaagatgttcaggagaagctggagcaggagatcactgagctgaagaggaaagacgctgagctggagcagctctcacacacagaggatcacaaccagtttctcctcaactacccctcactgccagcactcagtgagtctacacactcatccagcatcaacatccgtcctctgagacactttgaggacgtgacagcagctgtgtcagagctcagagacaaactacaggacgtcctgagagactcatggacaaacatctcactgatggtcactgaggtggatgttctactgtcagaaccagaaccaaagagaaGAACTGGATTCTTAAGATATTCATGTGAAAtcactctggatccaaacacagcaaacacaggGCTGAGACTATCAGAAaggaacaggaaggtgacaaGGATGAATAGAGATCAGTCTTATTCTAgtcatccagacagattcacTGATTATTTTCAGGTTCTGGgtagagagagtctgactggaccttgttactgggaggtggagtggagaGGGAGAGTTTCTGTAGCAGTCGCATACAAGAGTATCAGCAGAGCAGGATGGGGTAATGAATGTGGTTTTGGACGTAATGATAAATCTTGGGCATTATATTGTTCTCAAAACAATAGCGAATATTGGCACAACAGAATTTCAACCTCcatctcaggtccagtttcctccagagtcggagtgtacctggatcatacagcaggtattctgtccttctacagcatctctgaaaccatgactctcctccacagagtccagaccagattcactgAACCGCTACTGGCTGGAGTTTGGATTTATGAAACTGGATCCTCAGCAGAGTTCTGTAAACCCAGATAg